CCACCGTTAACGGCGTGAATGAGGATGGAACATTTAACTTTGCGCCTGTCAATCCCGGTGTCGGTGCTCCCGGCGCCATCTTCCGCCTCGAGGCGGGAACCTGGCTCACCGGCGGCTGGGAGGACACCCGCTGCTACGACGGCTGGGACGGGGCCACCGAGGACCCCTGCGACGAGCAGGACTGGTCGATCTACACCACCGGCATTGTCGCCGTTGACTTCTCGCCCAACTTCGACATGGACGACACCATCGTCGCCATGGGTGTGGGCGGACCGGACGGTGATCCGATGTGGTACCACTACCCCTATCTCATAGAAGGGACCTGGGATGGCGGCGGTGCCTGGAACGGCGAGGCCGGCTTCGGCAGCGCCCCGGTCCAGATAACCGACGAGGGGACTGACCTGATTACCTTCTACGCCCGCTACATGATGGGCTTCGCCCTGCCCGCTGACTTCGACGGACAGGACGGCAGCGCCAACAACATCTATCTCTACGTCAACGCCCTGCATATGACCAGCGAGGAGACCGGCGGCTTCGTCTTCATCTCCGAGGACTGCGACGACCTCTCCATGCGCTGCGGCCCCTCGGGAGACCCGCTGCTGGCCAGTATCGATGTCCACGGTGACGCCGACAGCTGCAAGGCAATGGTGGGCACCCTGGGCGTGGATGTTGAGATTGACGATTTTCCACCAGGGGAAGAGGAATTCGAGGTATCCTGTACTGAGGCCTGCGTCGGCGTGGCGGTCTACCACACCGTAGAGCTCGACGACTGCTGCCCGGAGTGGGAGTGCGCCTGCAAGGACCCCTCGGGCCCCGGCATGGCGGTAGTGGCCTACACCGAAGACGGTGAGAAGGCCTTCGCCACCACCACCGGCAGCCAGACCTTCCTCTACGGCAGCTTCGATGCCAACCTCAACCTGGCAGATCTGAGCACCGGTATGTGGGGCTATGATTCCGATATCGTAGATGGTAGCTGGGCAAATTGGGCACTGCTCGTACCGGGTAATGCCCTTGACGAGTCCGCCTTCTCGGTGAGCCTCGATGACGCCGTCTCCTTCAACCAGATCGGCTTGATCGACACCGATATCGACTTCCTCTCCGACCTGGCGGTCTGCCCCGACTGCAGCGTGCTCTACCTCTCCACGATCAACGTGGCAATTGACGAAACCACAGCAAATGGGGCTCCTGGGGAGCCTTGTATTCCTTACTATTCAGGGGTCTACCCCTGCGTAGACTACACCTGCTGCTATCACGAATCCGATAACCCCGGCTGGTTTGCCTGTGACTCCGTCTGGCGCAGCTACGACAACGGCGACACCTGGGAGAGGGTTAACCACGGCGACTGGACCGACGACGCCACCGGCTGGCTGAGCGGCTCTGACTACTTCGAGCTTGGTAGAGATGCCCAGCAGCTGCTGCTGCGGCTGCCCTGCGACGAGGACACGGAATGCTGCACCATCTATATGGGCATTCAGAACACCGAGGAGCTCTACTACAGCCGCGACTGCGGCCAGTGCTGGAACAAGGCGGTCAACCAGAAGCTGACCATCCAGGACTTCGCCGTTGAGAGCGAGAACGTGGTCTACATCCTCGATGACTCCGGTCAGGTTTCCAAGTCCACCCAGTACGGACGACGCCCGTCTGACGGCGTCGACACCGGAGTTGATACCGGCCACACCATAACCTCCTGCTGCAACCAGGGCTTCGTGGTTGTCGGCGGCGCCGGTGACGAGCCGGTAGCCTGGTCCGATGACGGCGGCGAGACCTGGAACACCACCGATGACCTGCCCGGTGACGGCGATGCTGAAGTTCACGTCGCCTGCGACCCGGTCTGTGAGAACATCGTATACGCCGCTGTTGACGGTACGGGCATCTTCCGCACCGACATCAACGAAGGCGCCTGGGATGACCTTAATCCTATGGCGTTTGACTACACCGGCATCGTGATCGCCCGCGAGGGCACCCTCTACGCCTCCAGCGACAATATCATGGCCGACAAGAGCGTCTTCTGCGAGCCTTATTCCAAGGCGACTGGTGGTCCAAACGATAAAATTGTTACCGTAGAACGCTACTGTGATGGCGACGACTGCAAGGACTACGACATGTACAGCGGTGTCGCCCGTAACCTGACCCCCTGCGAGACCGACTGCTGCGGCACCGAGGACTGGGACTACCTCATCGCCGGCATGAGCCCGAGGGATTGGGACGTTGACGGTTGTGATGAAGGCGAGGACTTCGATCAGCAACCCACTGCCCTCAAGATCTGCGGCTGCCTGAGCCCGGACACCAACTCCGTACTCTGGGCCATCGACACCTACTTCTACGATGTTGTCGGTGAAGGCTGCGGCCTGCTCTGGAGCTACGAGGACTGTGCCGCCAAGCACGGTCCGGAACTGACCTCCCCTGAGGACGGGGCCATCCTGGCCTGTGACGTCTGTGACAGCTGCGTAAGCGCTGCCATGACCCTCAAGTGGGAGAGAATGTGCCTGGCCTGCAGCTACGACATCGAGATTATGGACGAGGACGGCAACGTCATTGCCGATTGGATCGATGAGGAGATTACCGGCGACCCGCCTACCTTCTACGTTGATGCAGGGTTGGAGTGCGGCCGCACCTACACCTGGCACGTTCGAGAGGCCAACACCGAGACCGACGAGTGCGTCCACAGCCCATGGTCCGAAACCTGGAGCTTCACCATCGAGGCCTCTTCGGCTAACGCGGTTCAGCTGATCGCCCCCGAACAGGGTGCGGTAGTTGCCCAGCGCACCGGAGTCGGCTTCTCCTGGAGCAGCGTCTACGACGCCACCACCTACAGCTTCGTCCTCTCCGCCAGCCCCGACCTCTCCGGCGCCCTGGCCAGTGCTGATGTTAGCGGTACCGCCTACGCCTACTCGGGCACCCTGGACTACGAGACCACCTACTACTGGCAGGTAACCGCCTGGAAGGACGGCACCATGCTCTCCCAGAGCGATGTCGGCACCTTCGCCGTCGCTGCTGAGGAGTACATACCGCCCGAACCACAGCCCCAGGAACCTCCGGTTATCAACATCCCGCCCACCCAGCAGATAACCCCGACCTGGATCTACGCTGTGATCGGCATCGGCGCGGCGCTGATTGTAGTGGTAATCGTCCTGATTGTTCGGAGCAGGAGATCATCCTAACTCCTAACCCTTCTCGCTTCGACTCTTAGAGACTGAGAGAGCCCCCCGGTATTCTCGGGGGGCTCTTCTTTATTAGTTTTTCTTAGGTAACCTCTCCCCCTTGATCCCCATCTCCTTAATAAGGAGAGGGGGAATGGTTTTTCTTTAAGAGGGGCTGCGCCCCTCTTTGACACCCGCTTTTTACTTAAGGAAAGACAAAGCCCATCATCATAAAACCTGATCCAAGAACCACTCCTGCCCCTCTTATACACCCTCTTTTTTACTTAAGGAAAGGCGAAGTTCGTCATCATAAAACCGGCTCTTATGAACCGCTAAAGACCCTCTTATGAAACCTCCTTTTGCTCAAGGTTTACACCCACCCTTTACTCAGGGATTTAAGGGAAGGCAAAGCCTATCTTTACAACACAAGAGGAGGAAACTTGCTCAGAGGGAAATCAGGGGTAGTTTACTGAAGCATAGCAAATTGAAGAAAAAACCAGGCTACGCCCCTCTTACACACCATCATCAGGGCTATTTAAGAATACGCCTTAACGATAAAACTGCCTTTTAAGCGCCCCTCTTAGACACCCGCTTTTTACTTAAGGAAAACGAAGCCCCATCATTACAGAGTAGGGGGTAGTTTGAAGGGGCTGACGCCCCTTCACAAAAAAGAAATCTCCCCTTCCCCTTAGCAAGGGGAAGGGGATTAAGGGGATAGGGTCCCAAATATCCAGTAGTTTATCAGTTTGCCAAGTTCATTTGTGTTAATGCTATAATAACCTGCGATGGCTTTAAAGGATGCTCTAATCAGTCTCAATGAATTACAAGCAAGCGGTATCATATCGGATTATGCAATTTGCGGTGGGTATGCTTGTGTTTACTACGAAGTAGGCCAGCCCACCTATGATTTGGACGTCTTAACTGTTTCGGTTTCTAAAGATGATATTCACGATATATATGAGTATTACGGGAAGCAAGGGGCGAAGATAGAGAATATATACATCTATATAAAGGATATGCCCGTTCAATTTATTCCCAATATAAGCCCACTGCACGAGGAGGCAGTTGCAAGGGCTACCGAACTCCTTTTCGATGATATCAGAGGCAAAATTGTTACTGTAGAATATTTGATAGCTCTCCTATTGACAGCATATCGGGAAAAGGATAGAATCAGAATACAGAGGCTGTTAGATAAAGCTGACAGAAGTATATTATTAGACGTTGTTCAGAGATTTGACGATGGTCAACTATACGAAAGATACAAAGAGATTTTGGCATGAAAGAGGGCAAGCCAGGATTGCCCTGGATAAGAAGCGTGCCAGTGCGTCCACATCCGAAAAGAAGAGGACGCAATCTCACATGCAATCCGATATACGCTTCTTGAGGTCAGGAACGATCATCAAGAAGGTTTGAGCCGTATTTTACTTACAAACCTGACAATATCCTCTACAGACCAAATCCTATTCGCTAATCCGACTGCCGTAGTTGATGCTCGTGGGTAAGGATTTGCCAAAGAACTGTGTGTCTTAACAAAGTTATAGTGCCTAAAGCATAGCGCTATAGCGTACATATTATTCTCCAGCTTCTTTGAAAAGCCGTTTGTTAATCGAGTAAACCGCCTCATATTCATATGTATTCTTAGATTCTGCCTTTCAGCATAGCTTGTAGATATTTGTTTCGGGTCGGGATTCCCTTGAATTATTCTGTGTTCAGCACCTATGCAGTTAACGCAACTGCAGCGACTTTCGCTCTCCGTTTCTCCCCCATAGAGTCTAATGAGCATAGCATAGCATATTATGTAATGTATCCTTTTCCCACCAAGGCGGAAATTTTGAGGCGGTGAAGCAGATGTATCCTTACCCCGCTAAAGCGGGGTAGTTTGAAGGGGCGAATGCCCCTTCAAAAACAAATATTCTCCCCTTCCCCTTGCTAAGGGGAAGGGGACCAAGGGGATAGGGTCCCTATATTACCTATTGACAAGCCGTGGTATAACCATAATGAGTTATTCTGTGCCGGAGGTGATGCCGTAGAGAAAGCCCGGAGGAATGCTCCAGCTACTCTTATTCCGAAGGGGGACGCTCCTGAAGGCGGGAGCACAGCGGAAAACCGGAAAACATAACCTTTTCTCCAATGAGAAATAGAGGTGTGTTTCTTGACATCTTTATCTGGAGAGAGGTAATACAAAATTTAAGGAGAAAATTTAGGTCGATGAAAACCAAACTTATATCAAAGATTTTAGGCGTGGGACTGGCCCTCGGTATGGTCTTGTCGCTGGGCGCCGCCTTCGTGGCTGCTCCCGCGGCCCAGGCCGACGAGATGGAATGGGGCCCGGTCAACACGCCGAGCTGGGATGATATGTTCATCCTGCCCTCATCCGACATCCTCGACTACGCCGTCGGCGGCGACGAGGGCGAGATCATCTACGCCGTCCTCGAGCTTTCCAGCGGCTGCACCGAGGTCGGCTGGCAGGATGAGGCCGATGTCTGGTACACCTATGCCTTGGTCAAGTCCGATGATGGCGGCGTCACCTGGAGCGACATCACCGAGAACGTCGTCGAGGCCAGCAGCCTGCCCGATGTTGTTGTCCCGGGTCGCCATGATGACATCCTGTGTCTGAACTTTGTGGCACTGGCCCCCGATGACGAGGACTGGGTGGCCGTGGCCGGCTACCTCAATGACGGTAACATCAACAGGGGTCCCGGTACCCCATTCGTAGTCGCCTCAGAGGACGGCGGCGACAACTTCACCTACGCTCACCCGATTGAGGACGCCTCTGCTGGCACTGCCATGGACTTCATGATGGACATGGCCGTCTCACCGGCGGTGGGCAGCATCCACAACATCGCCCTGGCCGGTATCTCTCTTGAGGGTTATGCCATCCCACCGGGAAGGGGAGTAGTCTTCCGCCTCGAGGCGGGGACCTGGCTCACCGGAAGCTGGGTGGACACCCGGTTCTACCCGGGCTGGAACGACAGCACCTCTGACATTAACGACTGGGCTATCGAGATGTTCGGCGTAGTTGCCGTTGATTTCTCGCCCAACTTCGATATGGATGACACCATCGTCTGTATGTGTGTTCAGGATGCTGGTGTAGACATACCTACGTGCCCCTACATCCAGGAGGGCACCTGGAGTGATGACATCGCCTGGAACGCCGAGGCCGGCTTCCCCGATGCCGTCCAGATTACCGATGAAGGTACCACCCTGATCACACTGGCCGAGATTAGAAGCATGGGCTTCGCTCTGCCCGCCGATTTCGACGGCGCCGAACCGGCCGACAACAACATCTACCTCTACGTTGATGCCATAGACCCCATGGTAATGCCTCCTGTCATCAAGGGCTATGTCTTCATCTCTGAGGACGGCGCCCTGACCGGCCGCTGCGGCCCCTCGGGCGACCCGATACTGGCCAGCATCGACGTCCACGGTGACGCCGACACCTGCAAGGCGATGGTCGGCGTCTATGCGGAACAGTTGGCCGGGGAACTGGAAGTGGCAGAACCGATACCATGCGAAGGCGTGGCGGTATACCACACCGTCGAGCTCGATGACTGCTGCCCGGAGTGGGAGTGTGCCTGCAAGGACCCCTCGGGGCCATTCATGGCGGTGGTCTGCTACACTCCCGACGGTGAGAAGGCATTCGCCTCCACCAGCGGCAGCTTCCAGTACCATCGCCTTTTCTACTATCCTCCCTATCCTACTGATGCCTGGGGCAACCCGCTTGAAGAATCCGCCTTCTCGGTGAGCCTGGATGACGGTGTCTCCTTCAACCAGATAGGTCTAATCGATACCGATATCGATTTCCTCTCCGACCTGGCCGTCTGCCCGGACTGCAGCGTGATCTACCTCTCCACCATCAACTCGGCTGTATGTATAGACATAGGCTCAATTGACCCAGAAATTGTGTGTACGCCACGCTACCCCTGCATATCAGATGATCGCGACTGTTGTGATACCATTGATGAAAATCCAGGCTGGTTCGCCTGCGACTCCGTCTGGCGCAGCTACGACAACGGCGACACCTGGGAGCGCGTCTACCACGGCGACTGGGCCGATTACGACATTATGGCAGACCCCGAAATTGCCCCCAACATCCTGCTCCGGCTGCCCTGCGACGAGGATACGGAATGCTGCACCATCTACATGGGCATTCAGGGCACCGAGGATCTCTTCTACAGCCGCGACTGCGGCCAGTGCTGGAACAAGGCGGTCAACCAGAAACTGACCATCCAGGACTTCGCCGTTGAGAGCGAGAACATCGTCTACATCCTCGACGAGAACGGACAGGTCTCTACCTCCACCCAGTACGGACGTCGCCCTTCCGACGGCGTCGACACCGGACTTGATACCGGCCACTCCATCGTTTCCTGCTGCAAGCAGGGCTGGGTTGTCGTCGGCGGCGCCGGTGACGAGCCGGTAGCCTGGTCCGAGGACGGCGGCGAGACCTGGGACGTTACCGACGACCTGCCCGGCGACGGCGATGCTGAAGTCCATGTCGCCTGCGACCCGGTCTGCGAGAATATCGTCTACGCCGCTATTGATAGCGAATCTGAGGGTGTTGGAGGCATCTACCGCACCGACCTCAGCGAAGGCGCCTGGGATGACCTAAACGCCAATGATTATGACTACACCGGCGTCGTGGTCGCCCGCGAGGGCACCCTCTACGCCTCCAGCTACGACATTCTGGTCGAAGACTCGGATTGTCTCTGCGACCGTTTCGGAGAAGGTGATATTGGTAATGGGTACGACGAGTACAGCGGCGTGGCCCGCAACCTGACCCCCTGCGAGACCGACTGCTGCGGCACCGAAGACTGGGACTACCTGATTGCCGGGCTATCTCCTCAAATTTGGTGTGATTCCCCTAGCTGGCAATTAGAGGAGGGAGAATGGTTCGGTCCCCAGCCTTCATCACTGCGCATCTGCGGCTGCCTCAGTCCGGACACCAACTCCGTACTCTGGGCGATTGACTGGGATTTCTACGACGTCATCGGCGAGAACTGCGGCCTGCTCTGGAGTTACGAGGACTGCGCCGCCAAGCACGGCCCGGAACTGACCTCTCCTGAGGACGGGGCCATCCTGGCCTGCGACGTCTGCGGAGACTGTGTAAGCGCTGCCCTCACCTTCGAGTGGGAGCGGATGTGCCTCGCCTGCAGCTACGACATCGAGATTATGGACGAGGACGGCAACGTCATCGCCTCCATCGAGGAGCTCGAACTCAGCGGCGACCCGCCCACACTCTACTGGAACGGTACTGAGAAATATGGCGAATGTACCGACGGCTACCAGTCACCTCTGGAGTGCGGCCGCACCTACACCTGGCACGTTCGAGAGGCAAACACCGAGACCGACGAGTGCGTCCACAGCCCCTGGTCGGAGACCTGGAGCTTCACCATCGAGACCTCTTCGGCTAACGCGGTTCAGCTGATCGCCCCCGAACAGGGTGCGGTAGTTGCCCAACGCACCGGAGTCGGCTTCTCCTGGAGCAGCGTCTATGACGCCACCACCTACAGCTTCGTCCTCTCGGCAAGCCCCGACCTCTCCGGCGCCTTGGCTACTGCTGATGTTCCCGGTACCGCCTACTCCTACTCGGGCACCCTCGACTACGAGACCACCTACTACTGGCAGGTAACCGCCTGGAAGGACGGCACCATGCTCTCCCAGAGCGATATCGGCACCTTTGCCGTCGCTGCTGAAGAGTACATACCGCCCGAACCACAGCCAACACCGCCACCAGAAGTCAACATTCCTCCGGTCCAGAATGTAACCCCGACCTGGATGTATGTTGTGATTGCGATCGGCATTGCCCTGATCGTGGTGGTCATTGTCCTGATTGTTCGGACCAGGAGGCCATCCTAACTCCTGACCCTTCCTGACACCGACTCTTAGAGACTGAAAGAGCCCCCCGAGAATATCGGGGGGCTCTTCCTATTAGTTTCTTAGGGAACCTCTCCCCCTTTATCCCCCTCTCCTTATCCAAGGAGAGGGGGAAATGGTTTTTTCTTTAAGAGGGGCTGCGCCCCTCTTATACACCCTCACCAGGGCTATTTAAGAACACGCCTTAACGATAAAACTGCCTTTTAAGCGCCCCTCTTAGACACCCGCTTTTTGCTTAAGGTTTACATCCTTTTGCTCAAGTTTTACATTCTCCTTTCACTCAAGGAATACATAATCCCACCATTACATCATAGGGGGTAGTCTGAAGGGGCGCTAGCTCACGGTTGACAAATAATATACTGTGCTCATATAATAAGACAATATGAAATCGTGTGATAACATGAAGGAGTGCCATTATGGCGACAAAGACAACTTTGTCGGTTACTGTCGAGCCGGAGCTTAAGGCCATAGCACAGGAGATTGCCCGGGAGAACAACACTACTACCAGCGGACTGATATCCCGGTGCCTCGAAGAGCTGGCCAGCAGGCGCAAAGAAAAGCAAATGATCGACTACTATCAAACCATGGCCGCGGAGCATGAGGACTTCGCGCAAAAGTCTGCCGGTGTTATTCAAAGCATGGCATCTTCCTGGGGTGATTAGCCGTTATGACCAAATTGCTCGAGGTAAAGCGGGGTGATATCTACATGGTGGACTGGGGCGGAGAAATCGGCGAGCACCCCGCGCTAATCATACAGAATGACATCGGCAACCGGTACAGCAATTCTACTATCGTTGCTTACATCACGCACACAGTCGGCAAGGGGCTGCCGGTACTGGTGGAATTTAAGGACCATGAGGCCAGTTTGCCCCACGGCGGCTCAATCGATTTAGGCAGAATCATGACCATTCCCAAGACAATGCTGGGTAACAAAGTGGGGAGACTATCCTCGCCAAGAATGCTCGCAGTAAAAAAGGCAATCATGGATAGCCTGGGCATAGCCTGATCCGGCTGCGCCGCACACCCAATCCCGGAGTCCTTCCGGCTATTGATATAAATAGAAGGCAAAGCCCATCATTACGGCGTAAGGGGTAGTTTGAAGGGGCGCAGCCCCTTCACAAACAAAATTACTACTGCACCTTAAACGGTACACTCAAGGCTTTCTGCTCATCCAGATAGAAGACCACCTCATAATCTCCCTGGGGCCAGCCGCTCTCAGGGCGCATTATCGAGAGGGGAATGTAACCGGTACCCTCCATGGTGGTACTCCAGGAACTGATCAGCAGACCCGCTTCGTCATCAGCACCGACGGGCAGGTAAAGCCACTCGGCACTTATCTCAATATCAGGCGTGGCGTTGGAAACCTTAACCGAGCAGAAGATTACCCCGTCAGTGGCGGCAAAGGTATCGCCCGGCTCTACCGGCTGCCCTGTTTCCAGGTCTACCGACTTGCACATGGTAGCGTTGCTCAGCGAGGTTTTGCCGCCGCCAAAGCCGGGGAAGCTGATACCTTCGCTCTGACACCCAGCGATAGCAACCATCATTACGGACATGAGTGCGCCAACGAGCACTGCCTTGACAACACTTTTTCTCATCATTAGCAATACCCCCTCTCGGCATGAAAATCGATGTGTAACGTATTGAAGCACCATTTCTACCCGGCGTCAAGAGATTTTAGCTGTCTTTCGATACCGGAACAACCCCCTCCGGTATTAGCCATAAATAGGGAGAGTATGTCTTGACATACTGTGATATAATGATGGCATTCAAAAATAGGGAGCAAGGAACGATTCTCACTTCTTTCCCAAGGAGGTGATCGAAATGACCAGAAAGGTGTTCCTGATACCCGCCATGGCAATGATTGTCGCCCTCATCGCTACCATCATCCCGGCAGACACGGCAACCGCCGGACTATTCTCTCCGGCACCGTCACCAGAACCGGTACCGGCACAGACGGAAGATGAAGAGGCCCTGCGGGAAGACATCCTGCTTGAGCTAAACCAGGCAAAACAGTATACCGACGACCAGGAAATTCTGGATTTTCTGGATGCCATCATCAACCGGGTGAGAAACCTGGAATGGGTTGAGTTCAGCGGTTCGGCGGAGGATGCCCTCGAGACCAAGTACACGATAGCCAAACTGATCGAGGAGCTGATCAACGAGCTGCCCATCGCGTCGGCGGGGACAACGGCGGCAACCGCAGCCGCCCCGTCGGACAACCCCCTCTACGAAGAGCTGGTCAGGATCCGGGCCAAGATAGAGAAGCTGATCGCCATGGAAACACCGCCCGAAGCGGTGCCGCCCCGCCCGCCGGAAATCGAACGCCCGCCGCATATGGAACGGCAATTAGTATACTCGGCAAAATTCCTCTGCGGGCCGGCTTTCGGTGGAGAAGGAGTCCAGCGGGGTTCCTATTCCACGGCAATCAATGTCCATAACCCGCACAACGCAACCGTGATTCTACACAAGAAGGCGGTAATCGCCAACCGCGAGGACGACCCCAGGGGCACTATTTCCGCCTTCCGGAGAGTAGAGCTGGGCCCCGACGAAGCGATTGAGATAGACTGCGCGGATATCGTCGACCTGCTCGGCTCCCAGCAGCCTCCCACCCGGCGGTTTACGACACCGTCGCTGGCTACTACCGGCCAGGAGGAAGAGACCGGTTCGGACCTGCCCACCCTTGATTTGACCGCGATCCAGCCGGTAACCTCTCTAATCAGTTTTATCAAGGGCTTCGTGGTCATCTACGCGACGGCGCCGCTGGATGTGGTCGCCGTCTATACCGCCAGCACACCGGTCGGATTCAGCCTCGACGTCGAGTATCTAAAGCCAAGCACGGTGACCACACTTCAGATACCCCCACCGGAAACCGAGCCGGAATGCACACCCCCCTGTTTGTGCCTGACCAAGGAGGAGGCAGTCAAGCTGGGGTATACCGAGTGGTGTAACGGCGAGATAGAAGTCTGCGGCTATGACGAACAGCAGCGAGAGAAGTACTGCTTCACGAAGCCGACTGAAGAGCAATGTCCCGACGGGTGTGTTTGCTTAACCCAGGAAAAGGCTCGAGAGCTCGGTTATCCCATCTGCCCCGGGGAGACGGAGATCTGCGGCTACGACGCCCAGCAGAATGCGATGTACTGCTACCGGGCGACAACTGAAGAAGAGTGCCCCCAGGGATGCATCTGCATGACGCCGGCAGAGGCTGAGAAGCTCGGCCTGTCCCTGTGCCAGAACAGCAAGATAGAGTGCGGCGTCGACGCCGCCGGAAACGTCCTCTA
This portion of the Dehalococcoidales bacterium genome encodes:
- a CDS encoding Ig-like domain-containing protein translates to MTRKVFLIPAMAMIVALIATIIPADTATAGLFSPAPSPEPVPAQTEDEEALREDILLELNQAKQYTDDQEILDFLDAIINRVRNLEWVEFSGSAEDALETKYTIAKLIEELINELPIASAGTTAATAAAPSDNPLYEELVRIRAKIEKLIAMETPPEAVPPRPPEIERPPHMERQLVYSAKFLCGPAFGGEGVQRGSYSTAINVHNPHNATVILHKKAVIANREDDPRGTISAFRRVELGPDEAIEIDCADIVDLLGSQQPPTRRFTTPSLATTGQEEETGSDLPTLDLTAIQPVTSLISFIKGFVVIYATAPLDVVAVYTASTPVGFSLDVEYLKPSTVTTLQIPPPETEPECTPPCLCLTKEEAVKLGYTEWCNGEIEVCGYDEQQREKYCFTKPTEEQCPDGCVCLTQEKARELGYPICPGETEICGYDAQQNAMYCYRATTEEECPQGCICMTPAEAEKLGLSLCQNSKIECGVDAAGNVLYCYERPAETVDCPDECACYTDAEAKRLQLSRCPEETGVCGFRDGEEMHCYQLPEEEEEEECPTGCTCLTEMEAKRGSYTLCGGKRIPCEYVPGAAQKWCYERAVAARITITPGQAANPIGTVHTLIIMVYDAYGNPMANAEVTVTISGVNSYASDTVETNSSGEAEFEYSGKNPGSDIIKASIGGISATAYKEWYTR
- a CDS encoding type II toxin-antitoxin system PemK/MazF family toxin, producing the protein MTKLLEVKRGDIYMVDWGGEIGEHPALIIQNDIGNRYSNSTIVAYITHTVGKGLPVLVEFKDHEASLPHGGSIDLGRIMTIPKTMLGNKVGRLSSPRMLAVKKAIMDSLGIA